The Gemmatimonadota bacterium genome has a segment encoding these proteins:
- a CDS encoding toxin-antitoxin system protein, translating into MAHTVKKPRNLTLDDEAMARGERYSRKHGTSISRLVGDFLRSLPLGPSPAALSPAVRRLLGVAAGKDVDARTYRSHLVRKYGKR; encoded by the coding sequence ATGGCTCACACCGTCAAGAAACCGCGTAACCTGACCTTGGACGACGAAGCCATGGCGCGCGGTGAGCGCTATAGCCGGAAGCACGGCACCAGCATCTCACGTCTGGTCGGCGACTTCCTCCGCTCGCTTCCGCTCGGGCCCTCACCGGCGGCACTGTCGCCGGCGGTGCGCAGGCTGCTCGGCGTTGCCGCGGGCAAGGATGTCGACGCGCGCACGTATCGATCGCATCTCGTTCGCAAGTACGGCAAGCGGTAG
- a CDS encoding RHS repeat-associated core domain-containing protein: MAVHGGSVSAGARGLLTLSWHGSLLQEKREAGGLIYQRNRLYDPKSGRFTQEDPIGLAGGLNLYGYANGDPVNFSDPFGTCKVQVGYTRVRSLGRHAFITVTSPDNTATVYRGGPTTDTWSERASNSSKTSSGRAADAGGADSKAADNSSFGRIRAESYSAWGARDYENPSAVSYDSPVVDNQEPCDDINASLEGTAAAINARRIGYHTFSANSNSVVNTMLLRSGLPYRSLNRRAVAGNVNLLP, from the coding sequence GTGGCCGTTCACGGCGGATCCGTATCGGCAGGTGCACGGGGGCTGTTGACGTTAAGCTGGCACGGGAGCCTGCTGCAGGAGAAGCGGGAGGCGGGGGGGCTGATCTATCAGCGGAACCGGCTGTACGACCCCAAGAGCGGGCGCTTCACGCAGGAGGATCCCATCGGCCTGGCCGGCGGCCTCAACCTCTATGGCTACGCCAACGGCGATCCCGTCAACTTCTCCGACCCGTTTGGGACTTGCAAAGTCCAAGTTGGATACACCCGAGTCCGTAGCTTGGGTAGGCATGCGTTCATCACCGTGACGAGCCCCGACAACACGGCTACGGTGTACCGAGGCGGGCCTACCACCGATACATGGAGTGAACGGGCGAGCAATTCCTCGAAGACTTCGTCTGGGCGGGCCGCCGACGCGGGTGGTGCAGACTCCAAGGCTGCGGACAACTCGTCTTTTGGCAGGATTCGCGCCGAATCGTACTCGGCGTGGGGTGCTCGTGACTACGAGAATCCGAGCGCTGTTTCCTATGATTCACCGGTGGTGGACAACCAGGAACCTTGCGATGACATCAACGCCTCCTTGGAAGGTACCGCTGCCGCTATCAACGCTCGAAGAATCGGGTACCACACGTTTTCGGCGAACAGTAACTCGGTAGTTAACACGATGCTGCTTCGATCAGGCCTTCCCTATCGTTCATTGAACCGGCGAGCCGTCGCCGGCAACGTGAACCTCCTTCCCTAG
- a CDS encoding SRPBCC domain-containing protein, which yields MDIEHELVVAAPIDRVFACFGTGPGLAAWWTDASTAEPRLGGRYTFGFDAEHQWAGVVRVYDAPHTIEWEMTETAPMEDWRGTRVGARLVAEGDVTRLHFYHRGWDGKTAHKRTSSFCWAMYLRLLARFCTTGEVVPYARRDDL from the coding sequence ATGGACATTGAACACGAGCTTGTGGTTGCCGCGCCGATCGACCGCGTGTTTGCCTGCTTCGGCACGGGCCCTGGCCTGGCCGCCTGGTGGACCGACGCATCGACGGCCGAGCCGCGACTCGGCGGCCGCTACACGTTCGGGTTCGACGCCGAGCATCAGTGGGCCGGCGTAGTGCGGGTCTACGACGCGCCCCATACGATCGAGTGGGAGATGACCGAGACCGCTCCCATGGAAGACTGGCGCGGCACGCGCGTGGGGGCGCGGCTGGTGGCCGAGGGGGATGTCACCCGGCTGCACTTCTACCATCGGGGTTGGGACGGCAAGACGGCCCACAAGCGGACTTCGTCGTTTTGCTGGGCGATGTACCTGCGCCTCCTGGCGCGGTTTTGCACCACGGGCGAGGTGGTCCCTTACGCGCGGCGCGACGACCTCTGA
- a CDS encoding PIN domain-containing protein: MAERRRRARVAEGEGLLERTLLLFDTNVILDVVLARDPWSDDAAALLDASARGDIVGLVAGHTLTTVHYHVERARDRRTATTAVNDLLQVVTVVPLDSADFHRALSLGLREFEDAVQVAACLRAGAHFLITRNARDFRGTSVAVRSPSEARGLIPRNAAE, translated from the coding sequence GTGGCCGAGCGACGTCGGCGGGCTCGCGTTGCGGAGGGCGAGGGGCTGCTCGAACGGACGCTCCTCCTGTTTGATACGAATGTCATCCTGGATGTCGTGTTGGCGCGTGATCCGTGGAGCGACGACGCGGCCGCGCTCCTCGACGCCTCTGCCCGGGGTGACATTGTTGGCTTGGTCGCGGGCCACACCCTCACCACTGTCCACTACCACGTGGAACGGGCGCGCGACCGTCGCACGGCGACGACCGCGGTGAATGACCTGTTGCAGGTCGTAACCGTGGTGCCCCTGGACAGCGCGGATTTTCATCGGGCCCTTTCGCTGGGCCTGCGCGAATTCGAGGATGCCGTTCAAGTGGCCGCTTGCCTGAGGGCGGGTGCGCATTTTCTCATAACCCGAAACGCGCGGGACTTTCGCGGTACTTCCGTCGCGGTGCGTTCACCCTCCGAGGCGAGAGGTCTTATTCCCAGAAACGCGGCAGAGTGA